In Gemmatimonadaceae bacterium, the genomic stretch GAGGCGCACCGTAAACGACGTCGAACCCGGCGACGTGATCTACGGCGTGGAGACGATGGCCGACGTGGTGGCCAGTTCGTATTCCGCACGGCAACTCTCGATGATCCTGCTCAGCGTGTTCGCGGGGCTGGCGTTGATCCTGGCCTGCGTCGGCATCTTCGGCGTGGTTTCGTACCTCGTGGGCCAGCGCACACACGAAATCGGCGTGCGCGTGGCTCTCGGGGCACAACGCACCCAGGTCATGCGCCTCATACTCGGCCAGGGGGCGCGCATGGCGCTCACCGGCGCCGCGGTTGGAGCGCTGGCCGCCCTTGGCCTCACGCGACTCGTGGCCACGCAACTCTTCGGCGTAACGGCCCACGATCCCGTCACGTTCGTAGCGGTGGCCGGACTGCTCCTGCTGGTAACCGTCGCCGCCTGCTATTCTCCGGCCCGCCGCGCCATGGGCATCGATCCCATCGTCGCGCTCAGGCACGAGTAGGTAGAGCAGTCCACCAACACGAAGTTCATGAGCAGCGCCGAGATTCTGGTGTTCGGTGCGACCGGCTACGAGACGGCGGTGCGCGGCAGCAATGGCTTCGTGTGTTTTGTGGGGAGGTCGTGGGCGCAGGAGTTCGGCGCCCCCGAATTCTGGAACCCCAAGATCCGCACGCCGCAATGCTGGAATGCGGCGGCGGTGAGCCGCTTTGGCGGGGGTCGACAAGCCTATCGCGTGTTGGACGGACTCCGCGACTTCAAGGCTTCCCGAACAGCCGTTGCCGCGATGATCAGATCGTCAACCAATCGTTGATCCACATCGACTACGCCTTCGTATTCGGCCTGATTTCGCATACCGTGACACTTGGCCAGGATCCGCCACACGGCCGCGGGCACGCCGAGCGTATGCGCCAGCGTTTGAAACACGATATAACGATTTTCCGAACGATATCCCGCCAGTCTAAGCGCTGCAAGCGAGAGGGCGTGTGCGGCGTTGTATGCGAGGTCGAAACGGCTGTCGAGAGACAGCCCCTCATTCGTAGCGTCGGTCAGGCGCGCCTCGCCCGACCTCCGCAGGCCCGTGACCTCCTCGGGGGACGTCGGCTCGCGCTTGAGTTGCCCGACGCGAACCAGATTCTCCAACTCAGCTGAGATCACTCTCGCTGCCGATCACGAAGAGGTGCGGCGCTTCGGCCACTCGCGCCACGAACGAACCCTTGCTCGACCGCTTGGCTCGCCAATGCTTGACGGACATCAACGTAGGGTTCACCGCCCGCCCGAGAATGGACTCTGCCGGCGCCACGGCATCGAATGCTTCGTCGTGGCGCATCGAGTCCGACAGGATGAGCAGGTCGATGTCACTCCCGGCGCGGTCGCTCCCCTTTGCCACGGAGCCATAGACCAGCGCCGCCCGGATTCGGGAAGCGTGAGGAGCCAACGCCAGCCGGAGCGGCTCGACGAGGCCCACAGTTTTCACCACCAGTCCGTGCAATTCATGGTACACCGGTGAGTCGGCGTTGGCCTGGTAGTGCTTCTGGTTGCCGACTCGGGTCACCGTCACCAAACCGGCCTCGGCAAGCCGAGCAAGCTGCCGGTGAACCGCGCCCGTCCCGCCTTCAACGAGCCGGATAAGTTCGGCGCTCTGAAACCGTCGGTCGGGCTGCCCAAAGACGAGCGCGAGCACGCGCGCCTGCACCGGCGTGAAGAGCGCCGCGGCGAGTCCCGATGATCGCGCCTGCCCCGTCGTTCCCATATTGGGTATAATTATACCCAAACTGGGTACGACGCAAGAGTCAGACTGACGTTCCATGGACCCAACATGGGGCGGAGCCCCACAAAGCTCGGCACCACTATCGCGATGGGCGATGCAAATCGCTTCATCCCGCGCGATGTTCGCACCTACCCCCCTTGAAGTAGGCCCTGGTGAGCTGGACCAAGAAGTCGCGTGCGTCCAACCGGCCGTTCAGGATGCAGGCGCGCTCGCCGGCATCCCCTCCGCCACCACCCAGCACGCCCCTGCCAGCGCGAAGGTGAGCAGGAACTCCACCCAGTTGGACTGCATCGCCGGATTGGTGACCACCGCCGGTACCCAGACGAGCACCGTGAACACGCTCAGCAGCGCGGCTTCCAACGCCGCCGACCAACGCGGATAGATGGAGAACAGCGCGCCCAGGCCGGCCGCGACCTGCGCGGCGCCCGTGAGATCGGCCCACGCGGTGCGATACGGAAGCCAATGCGGCACCAACGACACCGTGCGAGCGGCAAACTCGAAGAAGTGCGAGAGTCCGAATGTGGTCACGGAGTACCCCAACAGGATCCGCGCGATCGTCGCTCCGTGCTCCGCCGTGATCGTCTGCAGTCTGGAACCCGGCTTCAAGCCGGCGAAGCGGACAAAGAGCACCAACGCTCCGGCGGCCAGCGCCGCCACTTCACCCACGGCAAACCAGGTGATCTCCCTGAGCGGATCCGCGGCCACCACCGGCAGCCGCGTGAGCGTCCAGAGCAGCAGAAAGGGAAGCAGGATGCGCGTCGATATGCCGGCGGTGCGTTGGAGCAACAGGCCGGTCCCGGTCGCGAGCATGAGGATGCCCGACGTCACGCCCACCGGCCGGAGCACGGGGACCCACGCAGGGGGCGGGGGCATGAATACGAGTATCGAATACCCGTATACCAGCACCATCACGCCCACGCTCATGATGCCGAGTGCGAAGAGAATCCGGACGACGTGCTGGCTTCGGTTCACGGGGCGTGTCCTCCGCGGCGGTCGGCAGATATCGTATCGGCGGCAGGCGGGCGCCGCAAGCGAGGCGCCCGCCGGCCCCTGAAGCGCTTACCTGCCGATCTCGAGGATCGTGAACGACCCCGGGATCGGCCGGCCCATGCGGCCATAGAAGCCGCCCCTGCCGCCGCGCCCGCGGCCCGTATCACTGCCCGGCGGTGGCGGCGGCGGGGCCGGCCCACGCTCGAAGCTCATCGTGAAGATGTGATTGCTGGTGGGGTCGAGCGTGATGGTGCGCGCCCCGTTCATCGTGGGCAGCGTCTGCTCCAGCGTGAAGCTCGTGGGGCTGTTCTCCTTCACCACCGCCAGGTAGCCGTTGCCCAGCGTGGCGAACGCTTCCTGCGTGGCCGGGTTGAACACCGCGCCGTCGGACCCGCCGGGCAGCGGAATCCGGTCCAGGATCTTTCCGTCCCTGGCGCTGAGCACGACCATCACCGCCTTGGGTGGCTCGCCCTGCACCATGGGGCCGGAGGCGGCGCACGCCGCGAACAGCACATCGTGCTCGGCGTCGAGCGCGAGTCCGTTGCAGCGACCGGGGCCGCCCAGCGGGTAGTGCTTCACCGTCTTCATCGTGTTGACGTTCGCCACCGCCACGC encodes the following:
- a CDS encoding FtsX-like permease family protein, producing TYFAGQNPIGQRINIAGFDVQAEIVGVVGHIKQWRLDADPKSAVEAQIYYPFMQLPEKLMPLAADAVAVVLRTDGDPAAVMAAVRRTVNDVEPGDVIYGVETMADVVASSYSARQLSMILLSVFAGLALILACVGIFGVVSYLVGQRTHEIGVRVALGAQRTQVMRLILGQGARMALTGAAVGALAALGLTRLVATQLFGVTAHDPVTFVAVAGLLLLVTVAACYSPARRAMGIDPIVALRHE
- a CDS encoding nucleotidyltransferase domain-containing protein, which gives rise to MGTTGQARSSGLAAALFTPVQARVLALVFGQPDRRFQSAELIRLVEGGTGAVHRQLARLAEAGLVTVTRVGNQKHYQANADSPVYHELHGLVVKTVGLVEPLRLALAPHASRIRAALVYGSVAKGSDRAGSDIDLLILSDSMRHDEAFDAVAPAESILGRAVNPTLMSVKHWRAKRSSKGSFVARVAEAPHLFVIGSESDLS